TCGTTCGGCTGCCCAGAGTATGGCCAGCTAGGTATGTCCTCAACTAACGAGCAGGACTGGACAGATTTCAACTTTTTTTTTAAGTTTCACCGAAGTTTCTCTTTAAAGACGAAAGTTTCTCCAATGACACATTTAAAGAATCACAATGACCCCTTCAAAGATCATTCTAGATCAAACACTGGCGTAGGACTTATTTTtaccttgtgttttgggtcacagGACACAACTCTGACGGCAAGTTCATTGCCCGCGCCCAGCGCATCGAGTTTGACTGTGAGACCGTTGCACGCCGCGTGGCCATCTTCATCGAGAAGAGTAAGGACGGCCAGGTGACACCTGTACCTAACGTGGTGGTCCGCGACGTCGCCTGCGGAGGCAATCACACGGTGAGGAGAGAAGACCAGAACCCATATTCAGTCTTGGAGAaagaatgctgatctaggatgtgctaaagggcacatcgacagatttttcacctagtcggctcggggattagaaccagcgacctttcagttactggcacaacgctcttacccactaagctacctgccgcccatcataatgaataagattacatgtaCACGGGggacctgattctagatcagcactcctactctgagacgctttatgaatacgggctcTGATCCCTGTCGTCACAAATACAGACATTTGCATTTTAGAAACAGAAATCGAACAATGATATTATATTAGTGATGTCCCCCCCTTTGCATAATTGCTGAATGAAGAGCATTTGAGTAATgtaagacactcttatccagagcaacctaCAGCGTTCCCTTCATGTTTGACTAATGAACTTGCAGATGGAGACGCTAAAAGGGAGCTGATAACATTTGGTACCAGCCTGTGTTTAAAGGGATAGTCCACTCAAAGTATGAGTTTTTACTTGCATTGGCTGTAGTTGATTCGCAAAGAcaggtatatatatttttctctcactTTTGTTTTGTTAGCGTGAGGtatgtaaactgtgtgtgtgtgtgtccagctgaTATTGGACTCCCAGAAGCGGGTGTTTTCCTGGGGCTTTGGTGGTTATGGACGGCTGGGTCACACGGAGCCGAAGGACGAGATGGTGCCCAGACTGGTGAAGCTCTTTGACTTCCCCGGGCGAGGGGCATCCCAAATCTACACTGGCTATCAGTGCTCCTTCGCTGTAAATGAGATTGGTATGGGACAATGCTTAACCCCTTGGAATGTCGCACTGATGAGTAAATCTCTTTAGAATTTATTTTATTATCAATTTAATACCACTATAAACCAAGAATACTACCGTTACTTCCCCAAGTCTGTGTTGTGCTACCAGATATACActgggtgtacaaaacattgctctttccatgacagactgaccaggtgaaagctgtgatctCTAATTGgggtcacctgttaaatccacttcaatcaatgtagatgaaggggaggagactggttaaagaaggatttttaagccttgagacaattgagacatggattgtgtatgtgtgccattcagagggtgaatgggcaagacaaatgattgaagtgcctttgaacggggtatggtagtaggtgccaggcgcaccggtttgagtgtgtcaagaacggcagtgctgctgggtttttcacgctcaacagtttcccatgtgtatcaagaatggtccaccacccaaaggacatccagacaacttgacactactgtgggaaacattggagtcaacataggccagcagccctgtggaacactttcgacacattgtagagtccattccccgacgaactgaggctgttctgagggcaaacggggggtgcaagtcaatattaggaaggtgttcttaatgtattGTACACTGAATGTATATTGTAGTGATTTCAAGGGGTATCCCAAATGGGATTTGAACCTAGCATCTGTCAGTCTAACACTGTAGCCATTACGCTAAGAGTTGGACACTTTTGCCAAGGACACTGGTGTTTTTAATAAGGAAGCTACAATATTAACATTTTGTGTGCAGGAGGGCTGTTTTTCTGGGGTGTCACCAATACTTCGCGGGAGTCTACCATGTACCCCAAGGCAGTGCAGGACCTGTGTGGCTGGAAGGTCCGCAGTCTGGCGTGCGGGAAAAGCAGTATCGTTATCGCTGCAGACGACAGCACCATCAGCTGGGGACCCTCCCCCACCTTTGGCGAGCTGGCAAGTTTTTAATCATAATTAATTGGTGTATGTATAAAGGCCATTTCTCACACCCAAAGTGCTATACAATTATAcattgaaataaaaaatcccagacattttccatatgcacaaaaatcttatttctcacaaattgtgcacaaattgacaggtgtggcatatcaagaagctgaataatTAATTATGAtcattatacagctgcaccttgtgctggggacaatgaaaggccactTCAAAATGTGCAGTTTATAGTTACACAACACCAtcctacagatgtctcaagttttgagggagggtgcaataggcatgctgactgcaggaatgtccaccagagctgttgctctgcccagtcatgtgaaatccatagattaaagtctaatttatttatttcaattgactgatttccttatgaactgtaactctgtaaaatctttgaaattgctgGATGTTGCATTTCATATCTGTGTTCAGTATATAAATGTACTTGTGTGCTCAAGAGACTGCTGAATTGGCACACCTGTTCTGGCTTCTCAACCCATTATGACATGGGTTTGTGTTTGTTACAGGGATACGGAGACAACAAGGCCAAGTCCTCCACTACTGCTCAGGAGGTGAAGACCCTGGATGGAGTTTACGCTGAACAGGTGTGGAGCAGCAACTTATAATGAAAACAGTTTTCTGTAGATGGGAACTGCATTTAGGTGCATGTTCACTCTTTGGGCCAAAACACTGTGGTGTTTGCTTGCAGGTGGTAATGGGATACGCACACACCCTGGTCATCGCCAGACAGGATACTCCACAGGAACAAGAGAAGCTCAAGAAGCTGCCAGAGTACAACCCACGCACGCTCTGATGGGGCACCATCCAGCCACCTTACCGTTTGTTTTTCCCAGAGACAACAGATTCTCTCCAGAAGCACCTGCCCTTTAGGTCATGATGGATGGCTGGGGAGGATGGGCTCTCATGAATATGTATGCATACACTTTGGAAAAACAAGTCAGTTCTTTTTTATGTTTGTTCCCAATTTTGTTTGACTTTGTTCATGAAGTCCATGGCAGTATTACTGTATGTCAGGTCAATCTGTGTGCATTGTCAGAACACAATCAGGATCTGAGACATTGTGCCAAGTTGATGCTCTCCGGCCATTGACTTCTGTTACATTCCGTGGTTTGTATCTTCTCTTGTATGATTAAATGTTGCTGTTGAGGATGCGCAACTGTCCCTCAAAGGCCATTGTCTGCTTGTTGTCATTACTGCCTGTTTTCCCCCCAGTGACTCCTTTTAGCCTGGGAAACCAGTTGTGGGCACTGCAGTCTTGGCAATAAAAACCAGCATGAATGCGATTTTGCAAGTACTTGAGTTGTGTGCCTCTGTTAGTGCAAATGGTCAACACGGTGTGGTTATCCAGTTTTAAATAAATACctttttctaaatttgttttggtGTCTGGGTCAGAAGGCCCACGTTTTAAAATGTCAATCTTGTAAATGGTAATAAAGGTTGATTTTGTTCTGACTTTGACCCCTACCTCCACTGCTTCAAGGGGGGTTAAATGCTATTGTTAGTCAGTAAATCTTATCACTGCTGTCGACAGCCTGGTTTTGACCACTGTTGTATTTACGTAGCAGTTAGTATGTGTACATTTGCTGACCAATCATCCACCGTGTTTTGCACGAGCTAGGAGTAGATGACTGGGATCGTACAGATGGGCAAGTTTCTTGTACGTACCGATGATGTACTCCATGGGTTGATTTCGGGCCACACTTCTAGCACCAATCTGATTCAACTCATGCTGACAAGCAAATTTCCCCATTTACCAATGAGCATATCACACCTTACGCATGTTCTGAGTTGCCAAATACTTGAGATTCATGATTTACAGATGGTTATGCTGGATTAAAATTCTGGTAGGTTGACTTTTGTCTGCATTTTGGGAGTTATGGCTAGCttaatctacagtgccttcagaaagtattcacctgttgacttcttccacatttcggttgtttcagcctgaatttaaaatctattaaatttttttgtacaaattaaatgaaaagctgaaaagtcttcattaaataagtattcaaccccttttatggcaatcctaaataagttcaggagtaaaaatgtgtatAATATGATTCTTtaatgactgcctcatctctgtaccccacacatacaattatctgtaaggtccctcagtcgagcagtgaatttcaaacacggattcaaccacaaagaccagggaggttttccaatgcctcgcaaggggcacttattggtagatggataaaaaaaaagcagacattgaatatcactttgcatggtgtatcaatacagctGCCGGAGcggaggaaggaaaccgctcagatttcaccatgaggccaatggcgatttttaaaacagtttaatggctgtgatagaaatctgaggatggatcaacattgttaccccacaatactaacctagttGACAgagaaaaggaagcctgtacagaataaaaaatattccaaaacatgcatcctgtttgcaacaaggcactagaTACAGCAAAAAAATTTAaatgtttgtggcaaatccaatacaacacattgagtaccactctccatattttcaagcatagtggtggctgcatcatgttatgggtatgcttgtagtcATTAAGTACTGGTGAGTTTTTCAAGAGAAAAAAATGAAacgtaatggagctaagcacaggcaaaatcctagaggaaaacctggttcagtgtgCTTTCCACCAGAAGCTGGGAGTtgaattcccctttcagcaggcCACTAGCCTAAAAGCAAggctaaatctacactggagtaaTTTACCAAGAAAACTGTGaatgtggccgagttacagttctgacttaaatctgcttgaaaatcaatggcaagacctaaaaatggttgtctagcaatgatcaacaactaatttgacagagcttgaagaattttaagaATAATGCGCAAATGTCACAATCCAGgcgtggaaagctcttagactttTAGCCAGAAagacttctacaaagtattgactcaggggtctgaatacttacataaatgagctatttctgtatttatttttcaatacatttacaaaaatgtctaaaaacatgttttcactttctcCTTATGGGGTAATGTGTATGGGTGAGAAAAagtacatttaatccattttgaattcgggctgtaacaaaatgtggaataaatccaggggtgtgaatactttctgaaggcactgtactgcaTCGTCACAACCATTTTGAGTGATCGTCACCCACAGATAGGGTGTATTCAGTAGTGCACACCgcagcaaaacgttttgcaatgaaaATGAGTTTCTTGTTGGACAAATTCAGctaggtccctccctgttttagACCATTtgcttcctagtgaatacacccgtTCCATGTCTCGTCACCATAGAGAAAAAAGAAAACGGGAGTACTCTTTAAGAATTTATTGAATGTACAAAATCCAGAAGACGAGGTTTaatcctcatcctcttcctcctcctcatcctggttgatcTGGAAGTAGCGTAGCTCGTAGCTCTCCTTGGTGTTGGCCACAACACGCAGCCAGTCGCGAAGGTTGTTCTTCTTCAAGTACTTCTTGGTCAGATATTTCAGATATCTGCAGAAAGGAGACAGACGACATTCAGATGTGAGAGGTTGGGCTTTTTCCCCCAATGCAATACACATACAAACTTAGTAAagctaattatatatatatatatatacacagtgagggaaaaaagtattcgatcccctgctgattttgtacgttggcccactgacaaagaaatgatcagtctataattttaatggtaggtttatttgaacattgagagacagaataacaaaacaatccagaaaaacgcatgtcaaaaatgttatcaattgatttgcattttaatgagggaaataagtatttgacccctctgcaaaacatgacttagtacttggtggcaaaatccttgttggcaatcacagaggtcagacgtttcttgtagttggccaccaggtttgcacacatctcaggagggattttgtcccactcctcttagcagatcttctccaagtcattaaggttgaggctgacgtttggcaacttgaaccttcagctccatccacagatttatgggattaaggtctggagactggctaggccactccaggaccttaatgtgcttcttctcgagccactcctttgttgccttggccgtgtgttttgggtcattgtcatgctggaatacccatccacgacccattttcaatgccctggctgagggaaggaggttctcacccaagatttgacggtacatggccccgtccatcatccctttgatgcggtgaagttgtcctgtccccttagcagaaagacgcccccaaagcataatgtttccacctccatgtttgacagtgtgaatggtgttcttggggtcataggcagcattccttctcctccaaacacggcgagttgagttgatgccaaagagctcgattttggtctcatctgaccaccacactttcacccagttctcctctgaatcattcagatgttcattggcaaacttcagacggccctgtatatgtgctttcttgagcagggggaccttgcgggcactgcaagatttcagtccttcacggcgtagtgtgttaccaattgttttcttggtgactatggtcccagctgccttgagatcattgacaagatcctcccgtgtagttctgggctgattcctcaccattcccatgatcattgcaactccacgaggtgagatcttgcatggagccccaggccgagggagattgacagttattttgtgtttcttccgtttgtgaataatcgcaccaactgttgtcaccttctcaccaagctgcttgacgatggtcttttagcccattccagccttgtgtaggtctaaaatcttgtccttgacatccttgaagagctctttggtcttggccatggtggagagtttggaatctgattgattgattgcttctgtggacaggtgtcttttatacaggtaacaaacagattaggagcactccctttaagagtgcgttcctaatctcagctcattacctgtataaaagacacctgggagccaaaattctttctgattgagagggggtcaaatacttatttccctcattaaaatgaaaatcaatttataaaatttttgacaagcgtttttctggatttttttgttgttattctgtctctcactgttcaaataaacctaccattaaaaattatagactgatcatttctttgtcagtgggcaaacgtacaaaatcagcaggggatcaaatacttttttccctcactgtatatattacatacatacacacacacacacctcagcccAACTAAATGAATCACAAAAACCCAGCTCAGGTTGAAGAATGATAATTTAGCACAGTCACATGCGGTAGAGTCCTGCATCGGATTGGATATCCGCGTTTgacctgcaaaaaaaaaaaaatctgctgGCCGGTGGAATAAAAACAGTATTTCAACCCATGGGTAGGCTCACGGTTCCGAACAATTATTGCGGGTTGGAAACTTTTTAAAATCAAGATAATCTATTTTTTTTACAAACCCAGGAGCTTGTTGTGTTGCGAATTCCATTCTGTGAGCGGTGAGGCAGAGATATAGACTACCAGCAATGCCCACAGTGGATCAGGGAACTGTCCATTATTTGTGTGATAACAAAACGTATATGTTTCATCCCCCCATTTAAGAATATGTTGCCAAGTGTACTTTCCCTGGCTAGCGTAGCTCACGCGAAAATGGCTAACGTAGGCCTAACCGGAGAAATAAAAAGAAAGGTTATGAAATACACCATCTTGGAAACAGGTGCTGCGTGAGTTAAATACCCGGTTTGGAAGGATTTTGGAGTCATTGTGGAGAAGGACAACAACCCGGTAGATGGCAACACAGCATGCAAAAAGTGCAAGCAGGTATTTGTTTACGATAGGCTAATATAGTTTATGATCAGTTAATTATAATGTTAAATCAAGCTTTCGTTCATTTAGACCATACGCATGCCATATCAAGTTTAAACCGGTGCGGCTGGTAAATGTTTGAGTATAGCCTACTAAAATG
This portion of the Coregonus clupeaformis isolate EN_2021a chromosome 24, ASM2061545v1, whole genome shotgun sequence genome encodes:
- the LOC121538187 gene encoding protein RCC2 homolog gives rise to the protein MGFHGRAAAHKPKITKSGLQPVTVADDIKEKIKLDLPKVKGQLLIFGATNWDLIGRKEVPKAQAAFRNLGQNLWGPHRYGSLSDVQVSSVVSGPCAAHSLLITTEGKLWSWGRNEKGQLGHGDTKRLEAPKLIEALADEVVVAAACGRNHTLALTEGGTAYSFGENKLGQLGQGNQTDAGLSPAPIQYDGQPLVKVACGAEFSMVVDCKGNLYSFGCPEYGQLGHNSDGKFIARAQRIEFDCETVARRVAIFIEKSKDGQVTPVPNVVVRDVACGGNHTLILDSQKRVFSWGFGGYGRLGHTEPKDEMVPRLVKLFDFPGRGASQIYTGYQCSFAVNEIGGLFFWGVTNTSRESTMYPKAVQDLCGWKVRSLACGKSSIVIAADDSTISWGPSPTFGELGYGDNKAKSSTTAQEVKTLDGVYAEQVVMGYAHTLVIARQDTPQEQEKLKKLPEYNPRTL